Proteins encoded within one genomic window of Pieris rapae chromosome 1, ilPieRapa1.1, whole genome shotgun sequence:
- the LOC123689262 gene encoding uncharacterized protein LOC123689262 yields the protein MDSKSSETNETLPSGEFIDDYSHLRFSYYRDVSLNSSFAINSSALSNDTLETDVSESNIKKAKPQLPDLPHPSYVMASIISSASNRMNTGNMQFKYANRVETAKTQPAQFKFSPSRRSTLLPEKNNNKLE from the coding sequence ATGGATTCGAAAAGTAGTGAAACAAATGAAACTTTACCATCTGGAGAATTTATTGACGACTATTCACATCTGCGTTTCTCATATTATCGGGATGTCAGCCTCAATAGTTCATTCGCAATAAATTCTAGTGCCTTGTCCAACGATACTTTGGAAACCGACGTCAGTGAGTCTAACATCAAAAAAGCTAAACCACAACTTCCGGATTTGCCACACCCTTCATACGTCATGGCATCGATAATATCATCTGCCTCGAATAGAATGAACACGGGCAATATGCAATTCAAATATGCTAACAGAGTTGAAACAGCAAAAACGCAACCTGCGCAGTTTAAGTTTTCACCATCCCGCCGGTCCACTTTGTTGCCagagaaaaataacaataaattggaATAG
- the LOC110997450 gene encoding phosphatidylinositol N-acetylglucosaminyltransferase subunit H isoform X2, which produces MTINKQIINSENVNGFNITLKVEKRNNYPTSQRYVISYKNKEQKSSLWSKKSLICAIIFNILAMSYIRISFTATSIIIIVMSFLIFFWVTHTVQSETLLVIPTVGIQTSVKYVVGREDNYVSWDNIDDVIINENRVLYFLTILVKSSNQAEQIKLMPLFKYTKPRLMMLEVIYSEIQSLLLDSRKETNEFRDGQGSGDK; this is translated from the exons ATGACAATcaacaaacaaattatcaaTAGTGAAAATGTGAACGGCTTCAACATTACACTAAAAGTGGAAAAACGTAATAATTATCCAACTTCTCAGCGCTATgtaatatcatataaaaataaggaaCAAAAGTCATCATTATGGTCAAAGAAGTCCCTTATATGtgcaattattttcaatattttagcCATGAGCTATATTCGTATAAGTTTTACAGCAACttcgattattattattgtgatgTCATTCCTTATATTTTTCTGGGTTACACACACCGTACAGTCag aaACACTTCTAGTTATTCCGACTGTGGGTATACAGACGTCAGTGAAGTATGTTGTAGGTAGAGAAGATAATTATGTTTCTTGGGATAACATTGATGATGTCATTATTAatgaa AATAGAGTTCTTTACTTTCTCACAATTTTAGTAAAGAGTAGTAACCAGGcggaacaaattaaattaatgccATTATTTaag TACACAAAACCAAGGCTTATGATGCTGGAAGTGATTTATTCTGAAAtacaatcattattattagacTCAAGAAAAGAAACCAATGAGTTTAGGGATGGGCAAGGTTCTGgagataaatag
- the LOC110997450 gene encoding phosphatidylinositol N-acetylglucosaminyltransferase subunit H isoform X1: protein MTINKQIINSENVNGFNITLKVEKRNNYPTSQRYVISYKNKEQKSSLWSKKSLICAIIFNILAMSYIRISFTATSIIIIVMSFLIFFWVTHTVQSETLLVIPTVGIQTSVKYVVGREDNYVSWDNIDDVIINEVIKFNRVLYFLTILVKSSNQAEQIKLMPLFKYTKPRLMMLEVIYSEIQSLLLDSRKETNEFRDGQGSGDK from the exons ATGACAATcaacaaacaaattatcaaTAGTGAAAATGTGAACGGCTTCAACATTACACTAAAAGTGGAAAAACGTAATAATTATCCAACTTCTCAGCGCTATgtaatatcatataaaaataaggaaCAAAAGTCATCATTATGGTCAAAGAAGTCCCTTATATGtgcaattattttcaatattttagcCATGAGCTATATTCGTATAAGTTTTACAGCAACttcgattattattattgtgatgTCATTCCTTATATTTTTCTGGGTTACACACACCGTACAGTCag aaACACTTCTAGTTATTCCGACTGTGGGTATACAGACGTCAGTGAAGTATGTTGTAGGTAGAGAAGATAATTATGTTTCTTGGGATAACATTGATGATGTCATTATTAatgaagtaattaaattt AATAGAGTTCTTTACTTTCTCACAATTTTAGTAAAGAGTAGTAACCAGGcggaacaaattaaattaatgccATTATTTaag TACACAAAACCAAGGCTTATGATGCTGGAAGTGATTTATTCTGAAAtacaatcattattattagacTCAAGAAAAGAAACCAATGAGTTTAGGGATGGGCAAGGTTCTGgagataaatag
- the LOC110997454 gene encoding cilia- and flagella-associated protein 36, protein MNMDNNAWVFDSLVGFLHGPVWNVPLQTFIEEKSLPFEPSDDGEVVDRPDYKKIHDEYRNLVDVMLGSFMDDIGISADQFEAACRLSASDLAGLPTYFHKRLFEQIWAANDYEMFVKMMTHKNVELQLQALDLIEKRYGTMPSLFSCDGEELDSSQSDESVEWPDNDDVMIEIKKLTLDDLETDEVTVPPEEVKAEKQTLLTKLHSFEKRDEIKAVETPKEKPNIKIPVVIVPKKPEVSEEEIKARQEYLKQQRDKLLALKKQVREKQLGAETEALSGGGEGTAKFQRPKSARMAQAALSGSAPAPSPDAMQLRRALATKLKTEVVESSH, encoded by the exons ATGAATATGGACAACAACGCCTGGGTTTTTGACTCTTTAGTTGGTTTCCTACATGGCCCCGTGTGGAATGTTcccttacaaacatttatagAAGAAAAATCTTTGC CTTTCGAACCTTCGGACGATGGAGAAGTTGTTGACAGGCCAGATTATAAGAAGATACATGATGAATATAGGAACCTG GTGGACGTGATGCTTGGATCGTTTATGGATGATATCGGTATCTCGGCTGATCAATTTGAAGCGGCATGTCGCCTCTCCGCGAGTGATTTAGCTGGACTTCCCACATACTTTCACAAACGTCTATTTGAGCAGATATGGGCCGCTAACGACTACGAAATGTTCGTTAAAATGATGACACATAAGAATGTGGAATTACAATTGCAG GCTTTGGATTTAATCGAAAAACGGTATGGCACTATGCCAAGTTTATTCTCGTGTGATGGCGAAGAGCTGGACTCCTCACAAAGTGACGAGAGCGTCGAATGGCCGGATAACGATGACGTCATGATTGAAATTAAGAA aCTTACACTTGATGACTTGGAAACTGATGAGGTTACAGTGCCACCAGAAGAGGTTAAGGCTGAGAAGCAAACTCTTCTGACGAAACTGCATAGTTTTGAAAAAAGAGATGAAATAAAAGCGGTAGAAACCCCCAAAGAAAAACCAAACATCAAGATTCCGGTTGTCATTGTACCGAAAAAGCCAGAG GTATCGGAAGAAGAAATAAAGGCACGACAAgagtatttaaaacaacagaGGGACAAGTTGCTGGCTTTAAAGAAGCAAGTTCGTGAAAAACAACTTGGTGCTGAAACTGAAGCTCTTTCTGGCG GTGGCGAAGGCACAGCAAAGTTTCAAAGGCCTAAATCAGCACGAATGGCCCAAGCAGCTCTATCTGGATCAGCACCAGCTCCGTCTCCAGACGCGATGCAGTTACGAAGGGCCCTCGCTACTAAACTTAAGACCGAAGTGGTGGAAAGCAGCCATTAA